One genomic segment of Salinigranum rubrum includes these proteins:
- a CDS encoding sensor histidine kinase, whose protein sequence is MTQRRKQDGQASTPEARGRPRGDNGDDMWTPSDGTDRFGHDLPTRDSGTFLPSVTAAQPHRVLLLVSHARNRALLLDWFDEHPLYDAIDGVSVLPGEQGGDTERDVDDTRDGVAPDGTGDRSRSEGAEAGEDHAVPRRLGRLESEAIDLILVDVTAFEANAGWIRRRLELEKPLPLPCLLLASESAARRFFASAAARDRSVLVDDIVTTPVDPTLLDRRLRAYLSLRRMASELDRRHDQLSLLAQVVRHDIANAATVITGWGELLRENVTPEGVDALERILRGGQRITEIVENSRDLTMLIDAGHDLETETVLLGPILQAEVDAIRRVHESTTKAVTVDLRPVPAVKVVAGGMLPSVFANLLSNAVRHNESETVEIGVRVDVEQREVVVRVTDNGPGIDDDRKEQVFEPSTKRGDSPGDGLGLSLVKRLVESYGGRVWFEDAPEGGTVACVALRRAMSSVP, encoded by the coding sequence GTGACCCAACGGCGGAAGCAGGACGGTCAGGCGTCCACGCCGGAGGCGAGGGGACGCCCACGCGGGGATAACGGCGACGACATGTGGACACCATCCGACGGAACGGACCGGTTCGGGCACGACCTCCCCACCCGTGACAGCGGGACGTTCCTGCCATCGGTGACCGCCGCGCAACCGCACCGTGTCCTCCTGCTCGTCTCCCACGCTCGGAACCGCGCGCTCTTACTCGACTGGTTCGACGAGCATCCGCTGTACGACGCGATCGACGGTGTGTCGGTCCTCCCCGGCGAGCAGGGAGGGGACACCGAACGAGACGTGGACGACACCCGAGACGGTGTCGCACCGGACGGGACGGGGGACCGCTCTCGCTCCGAGGGGGCTGAGGCGGGCGAAGACCACGCTGTTCCCCGACGGCTCGGTCGTCTCGAATCCGAGGCGATCGACCTGATCCTCGTCGACGTGACCGCGTTCGAGGCGAACGCCGGATGGATCAGGCGGCGGCTCGAACTCGAGAAGCCGTTGCCGCTCCCGTGTCTCCTGCTCGCCTCGGAGTCGGCGGCGCGCCGGTTCTTCGCCTCGGCCGCCGCCCGCGACCGGAGCGTGCTCGTCGACGACATCGTCACGACGCCGGTCGACCCCACGCTGCTCGACCGACGGCTCCGGGCGTACCTCAGCCTCCGACGGATGGCGTCGGAACTCGACCGGCGTCACGACCAGCTCTCGTTGCTCGCACAGGTGGTCAGACACGACATCGCGAACGCCGCGACGGTCATCACGGGTTGGGGCGAGTTGCTGCGCGAGAACGTCACCCCCGAGGGAGTGGACGCGCTCGAACGCATCCTCCGCGGCGGGCAACGGATCACGGAGATCGTCGAGAACAGCCGCGACCTGACGATGCTCATCGATGCCGGTCACGACCTCGAAACGGAGACCGTCCTGCTGGGTCCGATTCTCCAGGCGGAAGTCGACGCCATCAGGCGCGTCCACGAGTCGACGACGAAAGCGGTGACCGTCGACCTCCGACCGGTTCCGGCGGTCAAAGTCGTCGCCGGCGGGATGCTTCCCTCGGTGTTCGCGAACCTGCTCTCGAACGCCGTCCGCCACAACGAGAGCGAGACGGTCGAAATCGGGGTCCGCGTCGACGTCGAACAGCGGGAGGTCGTCGTCCGCGTGACCGACAACGGGCCCGGAATCGACGACGACCGGAAGGAGCAGGTGTTCGAGCCGTCGACGAAACGCGGCGACAGCCCCGGCGACGGACTCGGCCTCTCGCTCGTCAAACGGCTCGTCGAGTCGTACGGCGGTCGCGTCTGGTTCGAGGACGCCCCCGAGGGTGGGACGGTCGCCTGCGTCGCCCTCCGTCGGGCGATGTCGTCGGTGCCCTGA
- the thrS gene encoding threonine--tRNA ligase, whose amino-acid sequence MSDIVVTLPDGSELELEEGSTVQDAAYAIGPGLGEDTVAGVVDGELVDKADELYDGARLVIVTDQSDEYRRVLRHSAAHVFAQALQRLHPEAKLAIGPPTDDGFYYDVTGVDLDEGDFADIESEMQAIVDADYDIERVERSREEAFELYEDNPYKQDVLNTEAADDDTLSFYVQDDWQDLCKGPHVASTGEIGAFKLLNISSAYWRGDEDKEQLTRVYGTAFERESELEEFLQMREEAKERDHRKIGQELDLFSIAEVTGPGLPLYHPNGKRVLNALSNYAEELNLESGYDPVETPHLFRTELWKRSGHYENYVDDMFLLDVNDEEYGLKPMNCPGHATIFAQKNWSYRDLPVRYFEDGKVYRKEQRGELSGLSRTWAFTIDDGHLFCRPDQIEDEINTIIDSILTVFETFDLDARVALATRPEKSVGSDEIWEQAESQLKAVLDSQGMDYDIEAGDGAFYGPKIDFAFEDALGRNWDGPTVQLDFTMPERFELSYTGEDNEEHRPVMIHRALYGSYERFFMMLTEHFNGKFPFWLAPEQIRILPISDDQIGYAKQIKNRYLGEFRVDIEDRSWTLGRKIREAQEDRVPYMLVVGGDEEEAGTISVRDRKERERQGVSVETFREHLRTEESEKRAEPDFLA is encoded by the coding sequence ATGAGTGATATCGTGGTCACCCTCCCGGACGGTTCCGAACTGGAACTGGAGGAGGGATCGACGGTGCAGGACGCCGCGTACGCCATCGGCCCGGGACTCGGCGAGGACACCGTCGCGGGCGTGGTCGACGGCGAACTCGTCGACAAGGCGGACGAACTGTACGACGGGGCGCGGCTCGTCATCGTCACTGACCAGTCCGACGAGTACCGACGGGTGCTCCGACACTCCGCCGCACACGTCTTCGCGCAGGCGCTCCAGCGGCTCCACCCCGAGGCGAAGCTCGCTATCGGCCCGCCGACCGACGACGGCTTCTACTACGACGTCACGGGCGTCGACCTCGACGAAGGCGACTTCGCCGACATCGAGAGCGAGATGCAGGCCATCGTCGACGCCGACTACGACATCGAGCGCGTCGAGCGGTCGCGGGAGGAAGCCTTCGAGCTCTACGAGGACAACCCGTACAAGCAGGACGTTCTGAACACGGAAGCGGCCGACGACGACACCCTCTCCTTCTACGTACAGGACGACTGGCAGGACCTCTGCAAGGGACCTCACGTGGCGTCGACCGGAGAGATCGGCGCGTTCAAGCTCCTGAACATCTCCTCCGCGTACTGGCGCGGCGACGAGGACAAGGAGCAACTGACGCGCGTGTACGGGACGGCCTTCGAGCGCGAGTCCGAACTGGAGGAGTTCCTCCAGATGCGCGAGGAAGCGAAAGAACGCGACCACCGCAAGATCGGTCAGGAACTCGACCTCTTCTCCATCGCGGAAGTGACGGGTCCCGGCTTACCCCTCTACCACCCGAACGGGAAACGAGTCCTCAACGCGCTGTCGAACTACGCCGAGGAGCTCAACCTCGAATCGGGGTACGACCCGGTCGAGACGCCACACCTCTTTCGGACGGAACTGTGGAAGCGCTCGGGTCACTACGAGAACTACGTCGACGACATGTTCCTCCTCGACGTGAACGACGAGGAGTACGGATTGAAGCCGATGAACTGCCCGGGCCACGCGACCATCTTCGCGCAGAAGAACTGGTCGTATCGTGACCTTCCGGTGCGCTACTTCGAGGACGGGAAGGTGTATCGGAAAGAACAGCGCGGCGAACTGTCGGGGCTGTCGCGGACGTGGGCGTTCACCATCGACGACGGCCACCTGTTCTGTCGCCCCGACCAGATCGAAGACGAGATCAACACCATCATCGACAGCATCCTGACGGTGTTCGAGACGTTCGACCTCGACGCGCGGGTGGCGCTGGCGACCCGTCCCGAAAAGAGCGTGGGGAGCGACGAAATCTGGGAGCAAGCCGAGTCCCAACTGAAGGCGGTGCTCGACTCTCAGGGGATGGATTACGACATCGAGGCGGGCGACGGTGCCTTCTACGGCCCGAAGATAGACTTCGCGTTCGAGGACGCGCTGGGGAGAAACTGGGACGGCCCGACGGTCCAACTGGACTTCACCATGCCCGAGCGGTTCGAACTCTCCTACACGGGCGAGGACAACGAGGAACACCGCCCGGTGATGATCCACCGCGCCCTGTACGGGAGCTACGAGCGCTTCTTCATGATGCTCACCGAGCACTTCAACGGGAAGTTCCCGTTCTGGCTCGCGCCCGAACAGATCCGCATCCTCCCCATCAGCGACGACCAGATCGGGTACGCCAAGCAGATCAAGAACCGCTATCTCGGCGAGTTCCGCGTCGACATCGAGGACCGCTCGTGGACCCTGGGGAGAAAGATACGGGAGGCCCAAGAGGACAGAGTCCCGTACATGCTCGTCGTCGGCGGCGACGAGGAGGAGGCGGGCACCATCTCCGTCCGCGACCGCAAGGAGCGCGAGCGGCAGGGCGTCTCCGTCGAGACGTTCCGAGAGCACCTCCGCACCGAGGAGTCCGAAAAGCGGGCCGAACCCGACTTCCTCGCCTGA
- a CDS encoding dihydrofolate reductase has product MMVRYVLVAAVARNGVIGRDGEMPWHLPADLKHFKETTTGHPVVMGRRTYESIAAHLDGPLPDRHSVVLSSQDLDLPAGAEVVGSVEEARRAAEAAAERMGVETVYVVGGATVYEQFLPRASRLVLTELDEAHEGDTAFPAYDEERWVEAERESHDGFDFVTYERV; this is encoded by the coding sequence ATGATGGTTCGGTACGTGCTCGTCGCGGCGGTCGCACGGAACGGCGTCATCGGGCGCGACGGGGAGATGCCGTGGCACCTCCCCGCGGACCTGAAACACTTCAAGGAGACGACGACGGGCCACCCCGTCGTGATGGGGCGGCGGACGTACGAGTCTATCGCGGCGCACCTGGACGGGCCGCTTCCCGACCGTCACAGCGTCGTCCTCTCGTCGCAGGACCTCGACCTGCCGGCGGGGGCGGAGGTGGTCGGTTCCGTCGAGGAGGCGCGGCGGGCGGCCGAAGCGGCGGCGGAGCGGATGGGCGTCGAGACGGTGTACGTCGTCGGCGGCGCGACCGTCTACGAGCAGTTCCTCCCCCGCGCGAGTCGACTCGTCCTCACCGAACTCGACGAGGCGCACGAGGGAGACACCGCGTTTCCGGCGTACGACGAGGAGCGGTGGGTCGAGGCCGAGCGGGAGTCACACGACGGCTTCGACTTCGTGACGTACGAGCGCGTCTGA
- a CDS encoding bacterio-opsin activator domain-containing protein: protein MSTFPGSGSRRTPEVRFYRLAMESLPDTVFVASRDGTIQWVCANVAAVFGPTPASIVESETVASLLSPTLVDPLDLGERRLENQPITVTDADGVAHRFLVTVTRLTDDDGASASGAADTDTDAEDEALVYACRDVTDVERLKDELEAVFDRVSDAFVALDTTFVVTSLNDHAVELFGRPREEVLGRELWSFSPDPESTQAFELFPRALETGEPLSYETYFEPQDRWYEVQVFPSDTGLSVYFRDVTSRVEDQRELEASEGRFRTLFEGTLDALVLADDEGTYLDANPAACDLFGLPRAELVGRSVGDFAAPGFDFDAAWDGFLGAESMRGEFELVRPDGDTRVTDFTARANIRPGEHLSVLRDVTERVERERQLEVQRDELAHLNRINRLVREVNRAIVGADTRGEVLSGVCRRLVAADVYQHALVVSETAGGRFEVVTAAGLSPATAEAVVTAFERELITAGRRVTSVIAPPAPEVRSAVDADVFGCFPLAYGGTVHGVLVIGADRGGETPVLVGEEGSLLDDLGSTVGKAITAVTARRLLHADEVVTLEFAVDDADDVFNELGRRLDATVTVTGLVPMADGRHACYLTAEGRAVADAWDEETLRETVEALDAVDDCRVISVEEAVRLEVHADGGSPALALESQGTHVRTVSVTNGQGTLVVEVPAESNVRSLVAGLVADYPDTRLVRKLTERRSTERAGYIGGRHTPVSDEREQDLTEKQLAALRAAHAGGYYDWPRRGSSAQELAVALGVAPATYHQHLRAAEGKLVDAFFGDKWRLCRESTGGFRR, encoded by the coding sequence ATGTCGACATTCCCTGGATCCGGTTCGAGGCGGACTCCCGAGGTGCGCTTCTACCGCCTCGCCATGGAGTCCCTCCCCGACACGGTGTTCGTCGCGTCCAGGGACGGGACGATACAGTGGGTCTGTGCGAACGTCGCGGCGGTGTTCGGTCCGACCCCGGCGAGCATCGTCGAGTCGGAGACGGTCGCCTCGCTCCTGTCTCCGACGCTCGTCGACCCGCTCGACCTCGGGGAACGACGCCTCGAGAACCAGCCGATAACCGTCACGGACGCCGACGGCGTCGCGCACCGCTTCCTCGTGACGGTCACGCGGCTGACCGACGACGACGGTGCCAGCGCGTCCGGGGCCGCCGATACCGACACCGACGCCGAGGACGAGGCGCTCGTGTACGCCTGCCGCGACGTGACCGACGTCGAGCGGCTGAAGGACGAACTGGAAGCGGTGTTCGACCGGGTCAGCGACGCGTTCGTCGCGCTCGACACGACGTTCGTCGTCACCTCGCTCAACGACCACGCCGTCGAGTTGTTCGGACGGCCTCGTGAGGAGGTTCTCGGACGCGAACTGTGGTCGTTCTCGCCCGACCCCGAGTCGACCCAGGCCTTCGAGCTCTTCCCGCGAGCGCTGGAGACCGGCGAGCCGCTGTCGTACGAGACGTACTTCGAACCGCAGGATCGGTGGTACGAGGTGCAGGTGTTCCCGTCCGACACCGGGCTGTCGGTGTACTTCCGCGACGTCACCAGCCGCGTCGAGGACCAGCGAGAACTCGAAGCGAGCGAGGGGCGGTTCCGCACCCTGTTCGAGGGGACGCTCGACGCGCTCGTCCTCGCCGACGACGAGGGGACGTACCTCGACGCCAACCCGGCGGCGTGCGACCTGTTCGGGCTGCCGCGCGCGGAACTGGTCGGGCGGTCTGTCGGTGATTTCGCCGCGCCCGGGTTCGACTTCGACGCTGCCTGGGACGGTTTCCTCGGCGCCGAGTCGATGCGCGGCGAGTTCGAACTCGTCCGCCCGGACGGCGACACGCGCGTCACCGACTTCACGGCCCGCGCGAACATCCGTCCCGGCGAACACCTCTCGGTGCTCCGGGACGTCACCGAACGGGTCGAACGCGAGCGGCAACTGGAGGTCCAGCGCGACGAACTGGCGCACCTGAACCGCATCAATCGGCTCGTCCGAGAGGTGAATCGAGCCATCGTCGGCGCGGACACGCGGGGCGAGGTACTCTCCGGCGTCTGTCGACGGCTCGTCGCGGCCGACGTCTACCAGCACGCGCTCGTCGTGAGCGAGACGGCCGGGGGGCGGTTCGAGGTCGTCACCGCGGCCGGCCTCTCGCCCGCGACCGCCGAGGCGGTCGTCACCGCGTTCGAGCGTGAGCTAATCACCGCGGGGCGGCGCGTCACGTCCGTTATCGCGCCTCCCGCTCCCGAGGTCCGTTCGGCGGTCGACGCCGACGTGTTCGGGTGCTTCCCGCTCGCGTACGGCGGGACGGTCCACGGGGTGTTGGTCATCGGCGCGGACCGGGGCGGGGAGACGCCCGTCCTCGTCGGCGAGGAGGGATCTCTCCTCGACGACCTCGGGTCGACCGTCGGAAAGGCGATAACGGCCGTCACGGCCCGTCGACTGCTCCACGCCGACGAGGTGGTGACCCTGGAGTTCGCCGTCGACGACGCCGACGACGTCTTCAACGAACTGGGCCGGCGGCTGGACGCGACGGTGACCGTGACGGGACTCGTTCCGATGGCCGACGGTCGACACGCGTGCTATCTCACCGCCGAGGGGCGGGCGGTCGCCGACGCGTGGGACGAGGAGACGCTCCGCGAAACCGTCGAGGCGCTGGACGCGGTCGACGACTGCCGCGTCATCTCGGTCGAAGAGGCGGTCCGACTGGAGGTACACGCCGACGGCGGGTCGCCCGCGCTGGCTCTCGAGAGCCAGGGGACGCACGTCAGAACGGTGTCGGTGACGAACGGGCAGGGGACGCTCGTCGTCGAAGTGCCCGCCGAGTCGAACGTCAGAAGCCTCGTCGCCGGACTGGTCGCGGACTACCCGGACACGAGGCTCGTCCGGAAGCTCACGGAACGACGGTCCACGGAGCGGGCGGGCTACATCGGCGGCCGACACACGCCGGTTTCGGACGAGCGGGAGCAGGACCTCACCGAGAAACAACTCGCCGCGCTCCGGGCGGCCCACGCGG
- the thyA gene encoding thymidylate synthase, whose amino-acid sequence MEQYLNLVERVLSAGTYKPNRTGVDTIAGFSEHYTVDLSEGFPLLTTKDLSGFRWNSLVHEVLWYLSGEEHIRSLSEETGIWDAWADDEGRLDTAYGRFWRRFPVPDGSQRLPGESWPDDAHRWVSEGEFDQIQYVLDTLEENPNSRRLVVSAWHPANAAVSTLPPCHYTFVFNVQGDRLNCHLTQRSGDIALGVPFNIAAYAMLAQAVAAQTGFELGEFGHTVVDAHVYCGTGDRGAWYADNLDRLQSRLETVGSREEYRGVREWLESEAPAEREGEKRYDHVPGLLEQCSREPGPKPTLDIADKPLDDLAFDDIVLSEYDPEPGIRFAVAE is encoded by the coding sequence ATGGAGCAGTACCTGAACCTCGTCGAACGCGTCCTCTCGGCGGGAACGTACAAGCCGAACCGGACGGGCGTCGACACCATCGCCGGCTTCAGCGAGCACTACACGGTCGACCTGAGCGAGGGGTTTCCGCTCCTCACCACGAAGGACCTCTCGGGCTTCCGCTGGAACTCGCTCGTCCACGAGGTGCTGTGGTACCTCTCGGGCGAGGAGCACATCCGCTCGCTCAGCGAAGAGACGGGCATCTGGGACGCGTGGGCCGACGACGAGGGGCGGCTGGACACGGCGTACGGGCGGTTCTGGCGGCGCTTCCCCGTCCCCGACGGGAGCCAGCGGCTCCCGGGCGAATCGTGGCCGGACGACGCCCACCGCTGGGTGTCCGAGGGCGAGTTCGACCAGATACAGTACGTCCTCGATACCTTAGAGGAGAACCCCAACTCGCGGCGACTGGTCGTCAGCGCGTGGCACCCCGCGAACGCCGCCGTCTCGACGCTCCCGCCGTGTCACTACACGTTCGTGTTCAACGTCCAGGGCGACCGGCTGAACTGTCACCTCACCCAGCGGTCGGGCGACATCGCCCTCGGCGTCCCGTTCAACATCGCGGCGTACGCGATGCTGGCGCAGGCCGTCGCCGCGCAGACGGGCTTCGAACTCGGGGAGTTCGGCCACACCGTCGTCGACGCGCACGTCTACTGCGGAACCGGCGACAGGGGCGCGTGGTACGCGGACAACCTCGACCGCCTGCAGTCGCGGCTGGAGACGGTCGGCTCCCGGGAGGAGTACCGCGGGGTCCGCGAGTGGCTGGAGAGCGAGGCGCCGGCCGAGCGGGAGGGCGAGAAGCGGTACGACCACGTCCCCGGCCTCCTGGAGCAGTGTTCGCGCGAACCGGGGCCGAAGCCCACGCTCGACATCGCCGACAAGCCGCTGGACGACCTCGCCTTCGACGACATCGTCCTCAGCGAGTACGACCCGGAACCGGGCATCCGGTTCGCCGTCGCCGAGTGA
- a CDS encoding VanZ family protein, with protein sequence MNAPLGGGRRSGLLALLVVVAAVVFIGSVLPLPTTGGDTAVAIAGPFGVGADKVVHAASYAVIAGLAVWGTRVRDAEYGLLGLVVIVLGVATFGAGVEVVQSVVPGRTASGGDAVANTVGAVVGVAVALGWWVRTRSRPTDRR encoded by the coding sequence ATGAACGCCCCGCTCGGTGGGGGACGCCGGTCCGGCCTCCTGGCGCTCCTCGTCGTGGTCGCGGCCGTCGTCTTCATCGGGTCGGTCCTCCCGCTCCCGACCACGGGTGGCGACACCGCTGTCGCCATCGCCGGTCCGTTCGGCGTCGGTGCCGACAAGGTCGTCCACGCCGCCAGCTACGCCGTCATCGCCGGGCTGGCCGTCTGGGGAACGCGCGTGCGAGACGCGGAGTACGGTCTCCTCGGTCTGGTCGTGATCGTTCTCGGGGTCGCGACGTTCGGCGCTGGCGTCGAAGTCGTCCAGTCGGTCGTCCCCGGACGGACGGCCTCCGGCGGCGACGCCGTCGCCAACACGGTCGGCGCCGTGGTCGGCGTCGCGGTCGCCCTGGGATGGTGGGTCCGCACCCGAAGCCGTCCGACCGACCGGCGCTGA